One genomic segment of Desmodus rotundus isolate HL8 chromosome 5, HLdesRot8A.1, whole genome shotgun sequence includes these proteins:
- the LOC128780838 gene encoding olfactory receptor 5AP2, with product MAVENCTVFTDFILLGLSGRRDVQQGLFVLFLLVYGITVIANLGMILLISMDARLHTPMYYFLSNLSFCDVCYSSTISPKMLADFLSEQKKISYSLCAVQMFFLGAFADVECIMLSVMAYDRYVAICNPLLYTVTMSRRVCIQLVATAYTAGFMDMAIFTYFTFRLSFCNSNIINHFFCDLPPLLAISTSDTTTSEIAMTIYCSCVVGYSVITVLLSYSYIITTILHMKSATGRHKAFSTCASHLTAVAMFYGTLLFMYFRPNSSYSMDTDKVASVFYTVVIPMLNPLIYTVRNKDVKGVLKKVVKNCMMIFTKY from the exons atggctgttgaGAACTGCACCGTGTTCACGGACTTCATACTCTTAGGACTCTCTGGCAGGCGGGATGTGCAGCAGGGGCTCTTTGTGCTCTTCCTGCTGGTTTATGGCATCACTGTGATCGCCAACCTAGGGATGATCCTGCTGATCAGCATGGATGCCCGGctccacacgcccatgtattATTTCCTGAGCAATCTGTCTTTCTGTGACGTCTGCTACTCCTCCACTATCTCTCCAAAGATGCTGGCTGATTTCTTATCTGAGCAAAAGAAGATCTCATATAGCTTATGTGCTGTTCAGATGTTCTTTCTTGGTGCCTTTGCAGATGTAGAATGTATCATGCTGTCTGTCATGGCCTATGACCGTTATGTAGCCATTTGTAATCCTCTTCTGTATACAGTGACCATGTCCAGGAGGGTGTGCATCCAGCTGGTGGCCACTGCCTACACTGCAGGTTTTATGGATATGGCAATCTTTACCTATTTCACATTTCGATTGTCATTCTGCAATTCCAATATCAtcaatcactttttctgtgacttaCCACCCTTACTAGCCATCTCCACCTCAGACACAACCACCAGTGAAATAGCAATGACCATTTACTGTAGTTGTGTTGTGGGGTACAGCGTcatcactgtcctcctctcctacAGCTACATAATAACTACCATCCTTCACATGAAGTCCGCCACAGGCAGACACAAAGCCTTCTCTACCTGTGCCTCCCATTTAACTGCTGTGGCTATGTTTTATGGGACGCTCCTCTTCATGTATTTCCGACCCAACTCAAGCTactccatggacacagacaaagtGGCCTCTGTTTTCTACACAGTTGTCATCCCCATGTTAAACCCACTCATCTACACTGTGAGGAATAAGGATGTGAAAGGTGTCCTGAAAAAGGTCGTT AAAAACTGTATGATgatatttactaaatattaa
- the LOC112302687 gene encoding olfactory receptor 8U9 has product MAVENCTVFTDFILLGLSGRQDVQQGLFVLFLLVYGITVVANLGMILLISMDARLHTPMYYFLSNLSFCDVCYSSSVSPKMLADFLSEQKKIAYNLCVVQMLFGAFADAECVMLSVMAYDRYVAICKPLLYKTAMSRRVCIQLVATAYTAGFMDMAIFTYCTIRLSFCNSNIINHFFCDLPPLLAISTSDTATSEIAMTVSCSCLVGSSIITVLLSYSYIITTIIRMKSAAGRCKAFSSCASHLTAVAVFYGTLLFMYFRPNSSYSMDTDKMASVFYTVVIPMLNPLIYSLRNKDVKGALKKVVVTKLCSG; this is encoded by the coding sequence atggctgttgaGAACTGCACCGTGTTCACAGACTTCATACTCTTAGGACTCTCTGGCAGGCAGGATGTGCAGCAGGGGCTCTTTGTGCTCTTCCTGCTGGTTTATGGCATCACTGTGGTCGCCAACCTAGGGATGATCCTGCTGATCAGCATGGACGCGCGGctccacacgcccatgtattatttcctgagcaatctgtctttctgtgatgtctgctactcttcctctgtctctcccaagATGCTGGCTGATTTCTTATCTGAGCAAAAGAAGATCGCATATAATTTATGTGTGGTTCAAATGCTTTTTGGTGCCTTTGCAGATGCAGAATGTGTCATGCTGTCTGTCATGGCCTATGACCGTTACGTAGCTATTTGTAAACCCCTTCTCTATAAAACAGCCATGTCCAGGAGAGTGTGCATCCAGCTTGTGGCCACTGCCTACACTGCAGGTTTTATGGATATGGCAATCTTTACCTATTGCACAATTCGATTGTCATTCTGCAATTCCAATATCATCAATCACTTCTTCTGTGACTTACCACCCTTACTAGCCATCTCCACCTCAGACACAGCCACCAGTGAAATAGCAATGACCGTTTCCTGTAGTTGTCTTGTGGGGTCCAGCATcatcactgtcctcctctcctacAGCTACATCATAACTACCATCATTCGCATGAAGTCCGCCGCAGGCAGATGCAAAGCCTTCTCTTCCTGTGCCTCCCACTTAACCGCTGTGGCTGTATTTTATGGGACACTCCTCTTCATGTATTTCCGACCCAACTCAAGCTACTCCATGGACACGGACAAAATGGCCTCTGTTTTCTACACAGTTGTCATCCCCATGTTAAACCCACTCATCTACAGTTTGAGGAATAAGGATGTGAAAGGTGCCCTGAAAAAAGTTGTTGTCACTAAATTATGTTCTGGGTGA
- the LOC128781062 gene encoding olfactory receptor 5AR1, which yields MAVENCTVFTDFILLGLSGRRDVQQGLFVLFLLVYGITVIANLGMILLISMDARLHTPMYYFLSNLSFCDVCYSSTVSPKMLTDFLSEQKKISYSLCAVQMFFFGAFADVECIMLSVMAYDRYIAICNPLLYTVTMSRRVCLQLVATAHSAGFIDMAIFTSCTFPLSFCNSNIIDHFFCDIPPLLALSASDTTTSEIAMTISCSYVVGSSIITVLLSYSYIITTILRIKSATGRRKAFSTCASHLTTVAIFYGTLLFMYFRPSSSYSMHTDKVASVFYTVVIPMLNPLIYSLRNKDVKGALKKVVGNKLCSD from the coding sequence atggctgttgaGAACTGCACCGTGTTCACAGACTTCATACTCTTAGGACTCTCTGGCAGGCGGGATGTGCAGCAGGGGCTCTTTGTGCTCTTCCTGCTGGTTTATGGCATCACTGTGATTGCCAACCTAGGGATGATCCTGCTGATCAGCATGGACGCGCGGctccacacgcccatgtattATTTCCTGAGCAATCTGTCTTTCTGTGATGTCTGCTACTCCTCCACTGTCTCTCCAAAGATGCTGACTGATTTCTTATCTGAACAAAAGAAGATCTCTTATAGCTTATGTGCTGTTCAGATGTTCTTTTTTGGTGCCTTTGCAGATGTAGAATGTATCATGCTGTCCGTCATGGCCTATGACCGTTACATAGCCATTTGTAATCCCCTTCTGTATACAGTGACCATGTCCAGGAGAGTGTGCCTCCAGCTGGTGGCCACTGCCCACTCTGCAGGTTTTATAGATATGGCAATCTTCACCTCTTGTACTTTCCCATTATCATTCTGCAATTCCAATATCATTgatcactttttctgtgacatcCCTCCCTTACTAGCCCTTTCTGCTTCAGACACAACCACCAGTGAAATAGCAATGACCATTTCCTGTAGTTATGTTGTGGGGTCCAGCATcatcactgtcctcctctcctacAGCTACATCATAACTACCATCCTTCGCATCAAATCTGCCACGGGCAGACGCAAAGCCTTCtctacctgtgcctcccactTAACCACTGTGGCTATATTTTATGGGACGCTCCTCTTCATGTATTTCCGACCCAGCTCCAGTTACTCCATGCACACGGACAAAGTGGCCTCTGTTTTCTACACCGTTGTCATCCCCATGTTAAACCCACTCATCTACAGTTTGAGGAATAAGGATGTGAAAGGTGCCCTGAAAAAAGTAGTTGGCAATAAATTATGTTCTGACTGA
- the LOC128781014 gene encoding olfactory receptor 5AP2-like, with product MAVENCTVFTDFILLGLSGRRDVQQGLFVLFLLVYGITVVANLGMILLISMEPRLHTPMYYFLSNLSFCDVCYSSSVSPKMLADFLSEQKKIAYNLCMVQMLFGAIGGVECVMLSVMAYDRYVAICNPLLYTVTMSRRVCIQLVATAYTTGFMDMAIFTYFTVRLSFCNSNIINHFFCDLPPLLAISTSDTTTSKIAMTVLCSCVVGSSVITVLLSYSYIITTILHIKSAMGRHKAFSTCASHLTAVAMFYETLLFMYFRPKLSYSMDMDKIASVFYTVVIPMLNPLIYSLRNKDVTGALKKVVVTKLCSG from the coding sequence atggctgttgaGAACTGCACCGTGTTCACAGACTTCATACTCTTAGGACTCTCTGGCAGGCGGGATGTGCAGCAGGGGCTCTTTGTGCTCTTCCTGCTGGTTTATGGCATCACTGTGGTCGCCAACCTAGGGATGATCCTGCTGATCAGCATGGAACCCCGGCTCCACACGCCAATGTATTATTTCTTGAGCAATCTGTCTTTCTGTGATGTCTGCtactcctcctctgtctctcccaagATGCTAGCTGATTTCTTATCTGAGCAAAAGAAGATCGCATATAATTTATGCATGGTTCAAATGCTTTTTGGAGCCATTGGGGGTGTGGAATGTGTCATGCTGTCTGTCATGGCCTATGACCGTTATGTAGCCATTTGTAATCCCCTTCTGTATACAGTGACCATGTCCAGGAGAGTGTGCATCCAGCTCGTAGCCACTGCCTACACCACAGGTTTTATGGATATGGCAATCTTTACCTATTTCACAGTTCGATTGTCATTCTGCAATTCCAATATCATCAATCACTTCTTTTGTGACTTACCACCCTTACTAGCCATCTCCACCTCAGACACAACCACCAGTAAAATAGCAATGACTGTTTTGTGTAGTTGTGTAGTGGGGTCCAGTGTcatcactgtcctcctctcctacAGCTACATCATAACTACCATCCTTCACATCAAGTCTGCCATGGGCAGACACaaagccttctccacctgtgcctcccactTAACTGCTGTGGCTATGTTTTATGAGACACTCCTGTTCATGTATTTCCGACCCAAATTGAGTTactccatggacatggacaaaataGCCTCTGTTTTCTACACAGTTGTCATCCCCATGTTAAACCCGCTCATCTACAGTTTGAGGAATAAGGATGTGACAGGTGCACTGAAAAAAGTCGTTGTCACTAAATTATGTTCTGGGTGA
- the LOC112302661 gene encoding olfactory receptor 5AR1, with amino-acid sequence MAVENCTVFTDFILLGLSGRRDVQQGLFVLFLLVYGITVIANLGMILLISMDARLHTPMYYFLSNLSFCDVCYSSTISPKMLTDFLSEQKKISYSLCAVQMFFFGSFADVECIMLSVMAYDRYIATCNPLLYTVTMSRRVCLQLVATAHSAGFIDMAIFTSCTFPLSFCNSNIIDHFFCDIPPLLALSASDTTTSEIAMTISCSCVVGSSIITLLLSYSYIITTILRIKSATGRCKAFSTCASHLTTVAIFYGTLLFRYFRPNSSYSMDTDKVASVFYTVVIPMLNPLIYSLRNKDVKRALKKVVGNKLCSD; translated from the coding sequence ATGGCCGTTGAGAACTGCACCGTGTTCACAGACTTCATACTCTTAGGACTCTCTGGCAGGCGGGATGTGCAGCAGGGGCTCTTTGTGCTCTTCCTGCTGGTTTATGGCATCACAGTGATCGCCAACCTAGGGATGATCTTGCTGATCAGCATGGACGCCCGActccacacgcccatgtattATTTCCTGAGCAATCTGTCTTTCTGTGATGTCTGCTACTCCTCCACTATCTCTCCAAAGATGCTGACTGATTTCTTATCTGAACAAAAGAAGATCTCATATAGCTTATGTGCTGTTCAGATGTTCTTTTTTGGTTCCTTTGCAGATGTAGAATGTATCATGCTGTCCGTCATGGCCTATGACCGTTACATAGCCACTTGTAATCCCCTTCTGTATACAGTGACCATGTCCAGGAGAGTGTGCCTCCAGCTGGTGGCCACTGCCCACTCTGCAGGTTTTATAGATATGGCAATCTTCACCTCTTGTACTTTCCCATTATCATTCTGCAATTCCAATATCATCgatcactttttctgtgacatcCCTCCCTTACTAGCCCTTTCTGCTTCAGACACAACCACCAGTGAAATAGCAATGACCATTTCCTGTAGTTGTGTTGTGGGATCCAGCATCAtcactctcctcctctcctacagCTACATCATAACTACCATCCTTCGCATCAAATCTGCCACAGGCAGATGCAAAGCCTTCTCTACCTGTGCTTCCCACTTAACCACTGTGGCTATATTTTATGGGACACTCCTTTTCAGGTATTTCCGACCCAACTCGAGTTACTCCATGGACACGGACAAAGTGGCCTCTGTTTTCTACACAGTTGTCATCCCCATGTTAAACCCACTCATCTACAGTTTGAGGAATAAGGATGTGAAACGGGCCCTGAAAAAAGTAGTTGGCAATAAATTATGTTCTGACTGA
- the LOC112302686 gene encoding olfactory receptor 8U9, translating to MAVENCTVFMDFILLGLSGRRDVQQGLFVLFLLVYGITVIANLGMILLISMDPRLHTPMYYFLSNLSFCDVCYSSSVCPKMLADFLSEQKKIAYKLCMVQMFCFGAFADAECVMLSVMAYDRYVAICDPLLYTVTMSRRVCIQLVATAYTAGFMDMAIFTYCTIQLSFCNSNIIDHFFCDIPPLLAISTSDTTTSEIALTISCSCLVGSSVITVLLSYSYIITTILHMKSATGRRKAFSTCASHLTNVAIFYGTLLFMYFRPNSSYSMDTDKVASVFYTVVIPMLNPLIYSLRNKDVKGALKKCCCH from the coding sequence atggctgttgaGAACTGCACCGTGTTCATGGACTTCATACTCTTAGGACTCTCTGGCAGGCGGGATGTGCAGCAGGGGCTCTTTGTGCTCTTCCTGCTGGTTTATGGCATCACGGTGATCGCCAACCTAGGCATGATCCTGCTGATCAGCATGGACCCCCGGctccacacgcccatgtattATTTCCTGAGCAATCTGTCTTTCTGTGATGTCTGCTACTCCTCCTCTGTCTGTCCCAAGATGCTGGCTGATTTCTTATCTGAGCAAAAGAAGATCGCATATAAGTTATGTATGGTTCAGATGTTCTGTTTTGGGGCCTTTGCAGATGCAGAATGTGTCATGCTGTCTGTCATGGCCTATGACCGTTACGTTGCCATTTGTGATCCTCTTCTGTATACAGTGACCATGTCCAGGAGAGTGTGCATCCAGCTCGTGGCCACTGCCTACACTGCAGGTTTTATGGATATGGCAATCTTTACCTATTGCACAATTCAATTGTCATTCTGCAATTCCAATATCATCgatcactttttctgtgacattCCACCCTTACTAGCCATCTCCACCTCAGACACAACCACCAGTGAAATAGCATTGACCATTTCCTGTAGTTGTCTTGTGGGGTCCAGTGTcatcactgtcctcctctcctacAGCTACATCATAACTACAATCCTTCACATGAAGTCCGCCACAGGCAGACGCaaagccttctccacctgtgcctcccactTAACCAATGTGGCTATATTTTATGGGACACTCCTCTTCATGTATTTCCGACCCAACTCGAGTTACTCCATGGACACGGACAAAGTGGCCTCTGTTTTCTACACAGTTGTCATCCCCATGTTAAACCCACTAATCTACAGTTTGAGGAATAAGGATGTAAAAGGTGCACTGAAAAAATGTTGTTGTCACTAA